A window of Coregonus clupeaformis isolate EN_2021a chromosome 28, ASM2061545v1, whole genome shotgun sequence contains these coding sequences:
- the LOC121542554 gene encoding uncharacterized protein LOC121542554 isoform X2, which translates to MDNTWSDGDGCSRHNMAHWESAPPAGERQYLTHWERERQWLNHEEEAAMRAHYNSHRQISQMDFRGHGAQEIQPPPLYHQGHHRMAQSQNIRDWPNLSGPLRGQSPPNVTLLRSGERTEAWTKYEPHFPSYEFLPPIFVERGHEDISLHHNADRDYMVGRTVKHNNLHYLESKWQMFNPTHSNEHSRGHSNEYSRGCSRGGSSIRSRGGSSERSRGGSSRRSRGGSSGCSRGGSSGHSRAHSSRSPRLDFQAKHVNPSQTTTNSSPDIQNANITPTVPVVNNEHSETTSGRTAGPVRDSTSLVQAFTATAQQCVSMDLPSTGGRESGVIYLKAAQVTNANTHGILGHSLPSQAITQQTDNLPGNAALVSHTQTSATPEQQHALFPSPKPLTETPQDKPPHKHKISLNEIQDWLQSVLRSKNGPVNGNNSTQDLSQSQQSSTEKMDVLQAGNTYRHLNTKNDQARPTERFNAEDSTVRLEITSTPRCMTLTAVATAPPPVAIVPPMGPQQSPEPMETENAGNEVPFKVLHAWSINEQQAESLWERAKDDASSRTVLNETVQVESVMEYYKPVDASATCSLASTGEDIDEVLQVNPQMDKSSPSPFVHTNPQATDIVRICGTQTIVDVSANGADERTLDLSTIDEVQFKLSTLQQLVSYLESAATITEAKDGCLEAILEMYWGGDTSNLLKALKDKRDEKIMQDVSAWAAEDEKAVVVFAVSGISLGEVVENFPIPAHIDSSSQVGYRSSWLNVNEKLYDIDKESGRAWSLWFIPDKAEESSKVVGGVKMDDTFHSKMETVDLPAQQPVEAEVTDSDLATNTVLMMDADPLTDADSETEPLSPMILTVLTSEDAVRLLAESEAPDADLTTDSNCPTDADLKTVTDLTTDSDTDSLSPMNLTILTSEDNMRLFCQIENGSDLQLGSPEPCSENQDKTQTKQLENIVSGSLDKSCYCPCIIETDNGFESGLCSSCQREKGLQQGTRCITIAHCFTVSDTSENSDQETEATDSDLTTNTALMMDADPPTDTDLPTDAFSEREPLSPMILTVLTSEDAVRLLAETDSGGKATVDNQCRDKKQIQSTEEEGDDNQSSDNKTEGEMQKCTSVVPITDFFFWSDTSEDSDQETEENPNELHAQIEAHASNVKRTEPETDAKAPCESAQEHNTQSKVSLGSEDRERRQEKDQDCRMSTSPLPKVETPSKLRSNIIADNWCSPIEDCGSPVYKYDKVADFVTQYKTCKSNKKIYIYMEKEKTLHPKSSDRQKPKKSHGKAERGQSLSQPPKSSGVKATVNNQRRDKKPHASRKRRHLTKSDENQCTDKKRGSSTEKESENNQSRDKKRRPSIENVGEGSQSRDNMSQMRRTSTETEGRNSGDSKELQCQLVEREQDSGSGNAPLCPGVKTLHVQQSSTTTVPLKLSINVPKKPSTNGSPSKHTEEVPKMTKEHPKNKAPNKTSRHRSPAKSVSPVVKERQRNGVKHKQKMQRLEVRLEKLSFSKHLVRKGSPPSRKRVEDRGDPGGLGVKVSKNADSSMKLKRKAESDLTSQQTLTKIPKELNRNEKGWFSKNECENDSPPPKPKLPRIPKLPRTPEVSKDGNEGENREETSPSASPESQTLNKPARVAHKPKPFIKPASSNGNSPGSHACPNPARVSPPYGNGHFGEKVSARQQVFSDWESSFVPTPTPRTRRRSGCPPEEVERPQASPRSSLETRIIRPILKRVDAPPKPKQNISFALNPRAVHYFMPRESENYVMFNRSYMDPEDAQRSDEDEEDAPVNCQNTKEQPPVREEKRQDIGELKPGPSGACEKSFKRKREMQEPTAILMKKSIVQANHWMKSLHREPPKDSRHSAKKNGVGYKWSEKQTKRPNEIEGSSPNARPTHSNHPASSQNVSPPRGHHSSSSQLRRVEPTARHHSSPMNEWNERWSGDRTDS; encoded by the exons ATGGATAACACTTGGAGCGATGGTGACGGATGCAGCCGCCATAATATGGCTCACTGGGAAAGTGCTCCACCTGCTGGTGAAAGACAGTACCTCACCCACTGGGAAAGGGAACGCCAGTGGCTGAACCATGAGGAAGAAGCTGCCATGCGGGCCCACTACAACTCCCATAGACAAATCTCTCAAATGGACTTCCGTGGACATGGGGCACAAGAGATCCAGCCGCCTCCTCTGTATCATCAGGGCCATCACAGAATGGCTCAGAGTCAGAACATAAGGGATTGGCCCAATCTCTCTGGACCCTTAAGAGGCCAGTCACCCCCTAATGTAACCTTACTCCGCAGTGGAGAAAGAACAGAAGCATGGACTAAGTATGAACCCCACTTCCCCAGCTATGAGTTTTTACCCCCAATCTTTGTCGAAAGAGGGCATGAGGACATTTCTCTTCACCATAACGCTGACCGTGATTATATGGTTGGTCGGACAGTGAAACATAACAATCTCCATTACTTGGAAAGCAAATGGCAGATGTTCAATCCCACCCATTCCAATGAACATTCAAGGGGACATTCTAATGAATACTCAAGAGGATGTTCTAGGGGTGGCTCTAGTATACGGTCAAGGGGTGGCTCTAGTGAACGTTCTAGGGGTGGTTCTAGTAGACGTTCTAGGGGTGGGTCTAGTGGATGTTCGAGGGGTGGGTCTAGTGGACATTCTAGGGCCCATTCCAGCAGGTCTCCCAGGCTGGACTTCCAGGCTAAGCATGTCAACCCTTCTCAAACTACGACCAACAGTTCTCCAGACATTCAGAACGCCAACATCACTCCAACTGTTCCTGTGGTCAACAATGAACACAGTGAAACAACATCAGGACGAACAGCAGGTCCTGTGAGAGATTCTACATCACTTGTGCAGGCCTTCACTGCGACTGCACAGCAGTGTGTTTCTATGGATCTCCCTTCCACGGGAGGTAGAGAATCTGGTGTCATTTACCTAAAAGCAGCCCAGGTAACAAATGCAAACACCCATGGTATACTAGGACATAGTCTTCCTTCCCAAGCCATAACACAACAAACCGATAATCTTCCTGGCAATGCTGCTCTGGTTTCTCACACCCAGACCTCTGCCACCCCTGAACAGCAACAtgctctctttccttctcccaaACCTCTCACTGAGACACCTCAGGACAAACCACCTCATAAACATAAGATCTCACTCAATGAAATACAGGACTGGCTCCAGAGTGTTTTAAGATCTAAAAATGGACCCGTAAATGGGAACAACTCTACACAAGACCTCTCTCAGTCCCAACAATCCAGCACAGAGAAGATGGATGTTTTACAAGCAGGCAATACGTACCGACATCTAAACACCAAAAACGACCAGGCGAGGCCCACTGAGAGATTTAATGCTGAGGACTCCACTGTACGGCTAGAGATTACGTCCACCCCCAGGTGTATGACCCTGACGGCAGTCGCCACCGCTCCGCCCCCCGTGGCTATCGTCCCTCCAATGGGTCCACAGCAGTCCCCAGAGCCCATGGAGACAGAGAATGCAGGCAATGAGGTGCCATTTAAGGTTTTACATGCCTGGTCCATCAACGAACAACAGGCAGAAAGCCTTTGGGAAAGAGCTAAAGATGATGCAAGTTCTCGAACTGTCCTAAATGAGACGGTTCAAGTTGAGAGTGTTATGGAGTATTATAAGCCTGTAGATGCATCTGCAACATGTTCACTGGCATCTACTGGAGAGGACATTGATGAGGTACTTCAGGTCAATCCACAGATGGACAAGAGTTCACCTTCACCATTTGTCCACACCAACCCTCAGGCAACTGATATTGTACGCATTTGTGGTACCCAGACAATTGTGGACGTTAGCGCTAATGGCGCAGATGAGAGAACTCTTGATTTGTCCACAATTGATGAAGTTCAGTTTAAGTTAAGTACGCTGCAACAACTGGTTAGTTATCTGGAGAGTGCAGCAACAATCACAGAGGCAAAGGATGGTTGTCTAGAGGCCATATTGGAGATGTATTGGGGCGGGGATACCTCTAACCTGTTAAAAGCTTTAAAAGACAAAAGGGATGAGAAAATCATGCAGGATGTGTCTGCCTGGGCTGCAGAGGATGAGAAGGCAGTGGTTGTCTTTGCAGTCAGTGGTATATCACTGGGAGAAGTCGTCGAGAACTTTCCCATTCCAGCACATATTGACAGCTCTTCCCAGGTGGGTTACAGGTCATCATGGTTAAATGTCAACGAGAAGCTGTATGACATTGACAAAGAATCTGGAAGAGCTTGGTCTCTGTGGTTTATACCAGATAAAGCAGAGGAGAGTTCCAAAGTGGTTGGGGGAGTAAAAATGGATGACACCTTCCACAGCAAGATGGAGACTGTGGACTTGCCTGCACAACAACCTGTTGAAGCAGAAGTAACAGACTCTGACCTCGCAACAAACACAGTCCTCATGATGGACGCAGACCCCCTAACAGACGCAGACTCAGAGACAGAACCCCTTTCCCCAATGATTTTGACCGTCCTCACATCAGAGGATGCTGTGAGACTGCTTGCTGAATCAGAGGCACCAGATGCAGACCTCACAACAGACTCAAACTGCCCAACAGATGCAGACCTCAAAACCGTCACAGACCTCACAACAGACTCGGACACAGACTCCCTTTCCCCAATGAATTTGACCATCCTGACATCTGAGGATAACATGAGACTGTTTTGCCAGATCGAAAATGGCTCTGACCTCCAACTCGGGTCCCCTGAACCATGCTCTGAAAACCAAGATAAGACACAGACAAAGCAACTAGAGAATATAGTAAGTGGCAGCTTAGATAAGTCCTGCTACTGTCCTTGTATTATTGAAACTGACAATGGGTTTGAAAGTGGCCTATGCTCCAGttgtcagagagagaaaggattgcAGCAAGGTACAAGATGTATAACAATCGCTCACTGCTTTACCGTGTCAGATACAAGCGAAAATTCAGATCAGGAGACAGAAGCAACAGACTCGGACCTCACAACAAACACAGCCCTCATGATGGACGCAGACCCCCCAACAGACACAGACCTCCCAACAGATGCATTCTCAGAGAGAGAACCCCTTTCCCCAATGATTTTGACCGTCCTCACATCAGAGGATGCTGTGAGACTGCTTGCTGAAACAGACTCTGGGGGGAAGGCGACTGTGGACAATCAATGCAGGGACAAGAAGCAGATACAATCAACTGAAGAAGAGGGTGATGACAATCAATCCAGTGACAATAAAACAGAGGGAGAAATGCAGAAATGTACAAGCGTCGTACCGATCACTGACTTTTTTTTCTGGTCAGATACAAGTGAGGATTCagatcaggagacagaggagaaccCTAATGAACTACATGCTCAGATTGAGGCTCATGCTTCTAATGTTAAAAGGACAGAGCCTGAAACTGATGCCAAAGCACCATGTGAGTCAGCCCAAGAACATAATACCCAAAGCAAAGTCAGTCTTGGTTCTGAGGATAGGGAAAGACGGCAAGAGAAGGACCAAGACTGTAGGATGAGTACATCACCACTTCCCAAGGTTGAAACCCCCTCTAAGTTAAGATCTAACATCATAGCAGACAACTGGTGTTCACCTATAGAGGACTGTGGTTCACCTGTATATAAGTATGACAAAGTTGCTGACTTTGTCACCCAATACAAAACCTGCaagtcaaataaaaaaatatatatatatatggaaaagGAGAAAACCCTCCATCCAAAGTCATCTGATAGACAAAAGCCCAAGAAAAGCCATGGGAAAGCAGAGAGGGGACAGTCACTATCCCAACCCCCTAAGAGCTCTGGGGTGAAGGCAACTGTGAATAATCAACGCAGGGACAAGAAGCCACATGCGTCACGCAAGAGGAGACATTTGACAAAGAGTGATGAAAATCAATGCACAGACAAGAAGAGGGGATCATCAactgagaaagagagcgagaacaATCAAAGTAGGGACAAGAAGAGGAGAccttcaattgaaaatgtgggtGAGGGCAGTCAATCTAGGGACAATATGTCACAGATGAGGAGAACTTCAACTGAAACTGAAGGCAGGAACTCAGGTGACTCCAAAGAGTTGCAGTGCCAGTTGGTGGAAAGAGAGCAGGACAGCGGCAGTGGAAACGCACCGCTGTGCCCTGGGGTGAAAACCCTCCATGTGCAGCAATCATCAACTACCACCGTTCCTCTCAAACTCTCCATAAATGTCCCCAAAAAGCCTTCCACAAATGGCTCACCATCCAAACATACTGAGGAAGTCCCCAAAATGACAAAGGAACATCCAAAGAATAAAGCCCCGAACAAAACTAGCAGGCACCGCTCCCCTGCAAAGTCAGTGTCTCCTGTTGtcaaagagaggcagaggaatgGCGTCAAACACAAGCAAAAAATGCAACGCCTGGAAGTCAGATTGGAAAAGCTGTCCTTTTCCAAACATCTTGTCAGGAAAGGTTCTCCACCAAGCCGGAAGAGGGTGGAGGATAGAGGAGACCCTGGGGGTTTAGGGGTAAAGGTTTCTAAGAATGCTGACTCGTCCATGAAACTAAAACGTAAGGCAGAGAGCGACTTGACATCCCAACAGACGTTGACAAAGATTCCGAAGGAGTTGAATAGGAATGAGAAAGGATGGTTTTCAAAAAACGAGTGTGAGAACGACTCGCCGCCCCCCAAGCCAAAGCTGCCAAGGATTCCCAAGCTTCCGAGGACTCCAGAGGTTTCAAAGGATGGGAatgagggagagaacagagaagagacaTCTCCCAGTGCTTCACCTGAATCACAAACGCTGAACAAACCTGCAAGAGTGGCACACAAGCCGAAACCTTTTATCAAGCCTGCCAGTTCCAATGGTAATAGCCCAGGTAGTCATGCTTGCCCTAATCCGGCTAGGGTATCGCCGCCATATGGCAATGGACATTTTGGGGAAAAAGTCTCTGCGAGGCAGCAGGTGTTCTCTGATTGGGAGAGCAGCTTTGTCCCGACTCCAACCCCCCGGACTCGCAGACGATCAGGGTGTCCTCCAGAGGAAGTGGAACGTCCACAGGCCAGTCCCAGGTCCAGCTTGGAGACCAGGATCATCCGACCCATTCTAAAACGTGTCGATGCTCCGCCAAAACCCAAGCAGAACATCAGCTTCGCTTTGAATCCAAGGGCGGTGCACTACTTCATGCCCCGTGAATCTGAAAATTACGTCATGTTCAACAGGTCTTACATGGATCCTGAAGATGCACAGCGTTCTGACGAGGATGAGGAAGATGCTCCTGTGAACTGCCAGAACACGAAGGAACAGCCCCCTGTTAGGGAAGAGAAGCGGCAAGATATAGGGGAGCTGAAGCCTGGACCAAGCGGTGCATGTGAAAAGAGCTTCAAAAGGAAGCGTGAAATGCAGGAGCCCACTGCCATTTTGATGAAGAAGAGCATTGTTCAGGCAAACCATTGGATGAAGTCTCTCCATCGTGAACCTCCAAAAGACTCCAGACACTCGG CAAAAAAAAATGGAGTTGGTTACAAGTGGTCAGAGAAACAGACGAAGAGGCCAAATGAAATTGAAG GTTCCTCTCCGAATGCAAGGCCCACTCACAGTAACCATCCAGCTTCCTCTCAGAATGTAAGCCCCCCTCGGGGTCACCATTCATCCTCCAGCCAATTGAGAAGAGTTGAGCCAACAGCCAGGCACCATAGCTCTCCCATGAACGAATGGAACGAGCGGTGGTCAGGAGACAGAACTGATTCGTAA